A window of the Melospiza melodia melodia isolate bMelMel2 chromosome 25, bMelMel2.pri, whole genome shotgun sequence genome harbors these coding sequences:
- the UBAP2L gene encoding ubiquitin-associated protein 2-like isoform X1 — MMTSVGTTRARGSWEQTQTQSQTQHKQRPQATAEQIRLAQMISDHNDADFEEKVKQLIDITGKNQDECVIALHDCNGDVNRAINVLLEGNPDTHSWEMVGKKKGVSGQKESGQTEPSEESKENRDRERDFSRRRGGLPRRGRGATRGREFRGQENGLDGGKSGGSSGRGTERGRRGRGRGRGGSGRRGGRFSAQGMGTFNPADYAEPASTDENYGNSNNTWNNTGSFEPDDGTRLDFIGGEGSNYPRKFDTAPGTIHPGAWRAATEEWGTEDWNEDLSETKIFTASNVSSVPLPAENVTITAGQRIDLAVLLGKTPSSMENESTNLESSQTPSLAQPLVFSNSKQSALSQPASGNSFSHHSMVSMLGKGFGDVGEAKGSSTTGSQFLEQFKTAQALAQLAAQHTQPAGSTTAASWDMASTTQTSSLVQYDLKNPTDSSVHSPFTKRQGFTSTSTMIEVFMQEKQPVVTASTTTPAPPSSPLPSKTNPVPQMSPGSSDNQSSSPQPAQQKLKQQKKKASLTSKIPALAVEMPGSSDISGLNLQFGALQFGSEPVLAEYESTPTTSAAVSQSQSSLYTSSASESSSTISSNQSQESGYQSGTIQTATFTSQNSAQGPLYEQRSTQTRRYPNSISSSPQKDLTQAKNGFSSVQPTPLQTTQAVEGATGPAVKSDSPSAPSIAPLNDGVSASSLLTTASQHSTTLSSLSHSEELPSTSTAQLSSALPTQQNSLSSSTSSGRTSTSTLLHTSVESEAGLHSSASTFSTSSSTVSAAPPVVSVSSSLSSVSSLGLSLSSNSTVTASTRSSVATTSGKAPPNLPPGVPPLLPNPYIMAPGLLHAYPPQVYGYDDLQMLQTRFPLDYYSIPFPTPTTPLTGRDGSLSSNPYSGDLTKFGRGDASSPAPATTLAQPQQSQTQTHHTTQQTFLNPALPPGYSYTSLPYYTGVPGLPSTFQYGPAVFPVAPTSSKQHGVNVSVNASATPFQQPSGYGSHGYSTGVSVTSSNTGVPDISGSVYSKTQQSFEKQGFHTGTPAASFNLPSALGSGGPINPATAAAYPPTPFMHILTPHQQPHSQILHHHLQQDGQSGSGQRSQGSSIPQKSQANKSAYNSYSWGAN; from the exons ATGATGACATCGGTGGGCACTACCCGAGCCCGGGGCAGCTGggagcagacacagacacagagccaGACGCAGCACAAGCAGCGGCCACAG GCTACTGCAGAACAGATTCGACTTGCACAGATGATTTCGGACCACAACGATGCTGACTTTGAGGAGAAGGTGAAACAA CTGATTGACATCACAGGCAAGAACCAGGATGAGTGTGTGATTGCTCTGCATGACTGCAATGGGGATGTCAACAGAGCCATCAATGTGCTGCTGGAGGGCAATCCTGACACG CATTCCTGGGAGATGGTTGGGAAGAAGAAAGGTGTCTCAGGACAGAAGGAGAGTGGACAGACAGAACCCAGTGAAGAAAGCAAAGAGAACCGGGATCGGGAGCGGGATTTCAGCAGACGACGTGGAGGGCTGCCGAGGCGAGGCCGAGGTGCCACCCGTGGAAGAGAGT TTAGGGGCCAGGAGAATGGATTAGATGGTGGTAAGAGTGGAGGATCGTCTGGAAGAGGCACGGAAAGAGGGAGGCGGGGACGTGGCCGAGGCCGAG GTGGCTCTGGACGGCGAGGGGGAAGATTTTCTGCCCAAGGCATGGG AACTTTCAACCCAGCTGACTACGCTGAGCCAGCCAGCACGGATGAGAACTACGGGAACAgcaacaacacgtggaacaacaCCGGGAGCTTTGAGCCAGATGATGGCACAA gacTTGATTTCATTGGGGGTGAGGGGTCAAATTATCCCCGAAAATTTGACACTGCTCCTGGTACGATACATCCAG GTGCATGGAGGGCGGCGACAGAAGAATGGGGCACGGAGGACTGGAATGAAGAT ctGTCAGAGACAAAGATCTTCACAGCCTCCAATGTGTCTTCAGTGCCTCTCCCTGCTGAGAATGTGACAATCACAGCTGGACAAAG AATTGATCTGGCAGTCCTGCTAGGAAAGACACCCTCTTCTATGGAGAATGAGTCAACAAACCTGGAGTCATCCCAGActccttccctggcacagccactgGTGTTCAGCAATTCTAAACAGAGTGCTCTATCCCAGCCTGCCTCTGGAAACTCCTTCTCTCACCACAGCATG GTGAGCATGTTGGGGAAAGGGTTTGGAGATGTCGGGGaggccaaaggcagcagcaccaCAGGGTCCCAGTTCCTGGAGCAGTTCAAGACAGCCCAGGCACTGGCTCAGCTGGCAGCTCAGCACACCCAGCCTGCTGGGAGCACCACTGCTGCTTCCTGGGACATGGCTTCCACCACACAGACCTCGTCTCTGGTGCAGTATG ATCTCAAGAATCCAACAGACTCTTCTGTGCATAGTCCCTTCACCAAGCGTCAGGGCTTCACATCAACTTCAACCATGATAGAAGTGTTCATGCAGGAGAAGCAGCCTGTGGTGACTGCCTCCACAACCACACCGGCCCCTCCATCCTCACCACTGCCCAGCAAAACCAATCCAGTTCCCCAGATGTCTCCAGGCTCCTCGGACAACCAGTCCTCAagtccccagccagcacagcagaAGCTCAAGCAGCAAAAGAAGAAAGCATCGTTAACATCAAAG ATTCCTGCACTTGCTGTGGAAATGCCTGGCTCCTCAGATATCTCAGGGCTCAACCTGCAGTTTGGGGCGTTACAGTTTGGTTCAGAGCCTGTTCTTGCTGAGTATGAATCGACGCCCACGACCAGCGCCGCCGTTAGCCAGTCTCAGAGCAGCCTCTACACCAGCTCGGCCAG tgAATCTTCATCCACAATTTCGTCCAATCAAAGCCAGGAGTCTGGTTACCAGAGTGGCACAATACAGACAGCAACATTTACCTCCCAGAACAGTGCTCAGGGACCACTGTACGAACAGAGATCCACCCAGACGAGGCGATACCCAAATTCTATCTCCTCTTCGCCCCAGAAAGATCTGACCCAGGCTAAG AATGGTTTCAGTTCTGTACAACCCACGCCATTACAAACCACACAGGCTGTTGAAG GTGCTACGGGCCCTGCAGTGAAATCCGactccccctctgctcccagcattgCCCCTCTCAACGATGGGGTGTCTGCATCGTCCCTGCTGACCACAGCCAGCCAACACTCAACAactctgagcagcctgagccaCAGTGAGGAGCTCCCCAGTACAAGCACTGCCCAGCTCAGCAG TGCATTACCCACCCAGCAGAACAGTCTGTCCTCATCCACATCCTCTGGGCGAACATCAACTTCAACCCTTCTG CACACAAGTGTGGAGAGTGAAGCAGGCCTCCATTCTTCTGCTAGTACTTTCTCCACCTCCTCCAGCACGGTGTCAGCTGCCCCACCAGTTGTCAGTGTCTCCTCCAGCCTCAGCAGTGTCAGCAGCCTGGGCCTCAGCCTCAGCAGCAACTCCACAGTGACGGCCTCGACTCGCAGCTCTGTTGCAACCACATCAG GAAAAGCCCCTCCCAATCTCCCTCCTGGAGTCCCACCGTTGTTGCCTAATCCATACATCATGGCTCCAGGCTTGCTACATGCCTACCCG CCACAGGTGTATGGATATGATGACTTGCAAATGCTCCAGACGAGATTCCCGTTG GATTactacagcatcccattcccTACACCCACCACACCACTGACTGGAAGAGATGGCAGCCTGAGCAGCAATCCATACTCTG GTGATTTAACAAAATTTGGCCGTGGTGATgcctcttcccctgctcctgcaACAACTCtggctcagcctcagcagagccAGACGCAGACCCACCACACCACGCAGCAAACGTTCCTGAACCCGGCGCTGCCTCCTGGCTACAGTTACACCAGTCTGCCATACTACACAGGGGTACCAGGGCTCCCCAGCACCTTCCAGTACGGGCCCGCCGTGTTCCCT GTTGCTCCTACCTCTTCCAAGCAGCATGGTGTGAATGTCAGCGTCAATGCATCAGCAACCCCTTTCCAGCAGCCCAGTGGCTATGGCTCTCATGGGTACAGCACTG GTGTATCCGTGACATCCAGTAACACAGGCGTGCCAGACATCTCGGGCTCTGTCTACTCCAAAACTCAG CAATCCTTCGAGAAGCAGGGATTTCACACTGGAACCCCAGCAGCCTCCTTCAACCTGCCTTCAGCTCTGGGCAGTGGTGGCCCCATCAACCCCGCCACGGCGGCGGCGTACCCCCCGACCCCCTTCATGCACATCCTGACCCCGCATCAGCAGCCTCACTCGCAGATCCTCCACCACCATCTGCAGCAGGATGGGCAG AGCGGCTCCGGGCAGCGCAGCCAAGGCAGCTC